In Carassius carassius unplaced genomic scaffold, fCarCar2.1 SCAFFOLD_92, whole genome shotgun sequence, a genomic segment contains:
- the LOC132134592 gene encoding neuromedin-K receptor — protein MSSSRNSSNFTHTNRFAQPPWRVALWSLAFALVLLVAVTGNLIVIWIIVAHKRMRTVTNYFLLNLAASDVCVAALNALVNFVYGAHGDWYFSSAYCRFQNFYPVTAVFASIYSMSAIALDRYMAIIHPMKPRLSASATKGVIACVWILAAFLAFPLCFYSITEVRPHRTVCYVAWPRRDADAFIYHVIVAVLVYLLPLVLMAATYSRVGLTLWGGGFPGHSSENFQGHLQAKRKVVKMMVIVVVTFAICWLPYHVYFIVTSFNQKLKRMKSIQQVYLSVLWLSMSSSMYNPIIYCCLNSRFRAGFKQVFRWCPFIHVSDSDELELQITHFQQNRQSSLYTVTRVESCPDANANPSRRKSSSTSHRSSLMGQPRPSARPLLNGGPHVNPASPGEKELS, from the exons ATGTCCTCGTCGAGAAACTCCTCAAACTTCACCCACACCAACAGGTTCGCGCAGCCTCCGTGGCGCGTGGCGCTCTGGTCGCTCGCGTTCGCGCTGGTTCTGCTGGTGGCCGTCACCGGGAACCTGATCGTCATCTGGATCATCGTGGCGCACAAGAGGATGAGGACCGTCACCAACTACTTTCTGCTCAACCTCGCGGCGTCTGACGTGTGCGTGGCCGCGCTCAACGCGCTGGTGAACTTCGTGTACGGCGCGCACGGAGACTGGTACTTCAGCAGCGCGTACTGCCGCTTCCAGAACTTCTACCCGGTGACCGCGGTGTTCGCCAGCATCTACTCCATGAGCGCCATCGCCTTGGACag GTACATGGCGATCATCCACCCGATGAAGCCACGCCTCTCAGCATCGGCCACGAAAGGCGTGATCGCATGCGTGTGGATTCTGGCTGCGTTTCTGGCGTTTCCACTCTGCTTCTATTCCATAACTGAAGTGAGGCCGCACAGGACGGTGTGCTACGTGGCCTGGCCGCGGCGCGACGCAGACGCCTTCAT atATCACGTGATCGTGGCCGTGCTGGTGTATCTTCTGCCTCTGGTGCTCATGGCTGCCACCTACAGCAGGGTCGGACTCACTCTGTGGGGCGGAGGGTTTCCAGGACATTCCTCAGAAAACTTCCAGGGTCACCTGCAGGCCAAGAGAAAG GTTGTGAAGATGATGGTGATCGTGGTGGTAACATTTGCCATCTGTTGGCTTCCATATCATGTGTATTTCATTGTAACAAGCTTCAACCAGAAGCTGAAGAGGATGAAGTCGATCCAGCAGGTGTATCTGTCAGTGCTTTGGCTCTCCATGAGCTCCTCCATGTACAACCCCATCATCTACTGCTGCCTCAACAGCAG GTTCCGCGCAGGCTTCAAACAGGTGTTTCGCTGGTGTCCCTTCATTCACGTGTCAGACAGTGATGAGCTGGAGCTCCAGATCACTCACTTCCAGCAGAACCGTCAGAGCAGCCTGTACACGGTCACGCGTGTGGAGTCCTGCCCCGACGCGAACGCTAACCCCAGCAGACGCAAGAGCTCCAGCACCAGCCACCGCAGCAGCCTCATGGGCCAACCACGGCCCTCCGCACGACCCTTGCTCAACGGGGGTCCCCACGTTAACCCCGCGAGCCCCGGCGAGAAGGAGCTCAGCTGA